Proteins from one Pseudomonadota bacterium genomic window:
- a CDS encoding DMT family transporter, translating to MFIGIGFKLLAVLAFSIMVTAVKLLGDTVPVGQIVFFRALIGIVPIAIMIQVQHNWSSALQTTRPLSHVGRGLIGAAAMTCWFMALARLPLPDATAISFAQPLMTTALAVFILGEVVRLYRWSAIIVGFIGVLIVLAPNLGLIGSLGDQERTLGAILAFASACFMALAQVYVRQLIKTETTTAVVFYFSALTAVFAAFTWPFGWVMPDAWTLFLLVSCGLLGGAGQIAITHSHRLAPASVLAPFDYVAMVFAVIIGFWVFDEVPTVWVLAGSVLVVGAGLFVIYREHRIGISRDAARSARTPS from the coding sequence ATGTTTATCGGCATTGGCTTCAAGCTTCTGGCTGTTCTTGCGTTTTCGATCATGGTGACCGCAGTCAAGCTGCTCGGCGACACGGTGCCGGTCGGTCAGATCGTTTTTTTTCGTGCTCTGATCGGCATCGTTCCGATCGCGATCATGATTCAGGTTCAGCATAATTGGTCATCGGCGCTTCAGACGACGCGTCCGCTATCCCATGTCGGTCGCGGATTAATTGGCGCGGCGGCGATGACCTGCTGGTTCATGGCGCTGGCGCGCTTGCCCCTACCGGACGCCACCGCAATCAGCTTCGCGCAACCTCTTATGACCACCGCGCTTGCGGTCTTCATTCTTGGTGAGGTCGTTCGGCTTTATCGATGGTCCGCCATCATCGTGGGGTTCATTGGTGTTTTGATCGTTCTAGCGCCGAACCTTGGGTTGATTGGCTCGCTGGGGGACCAGGAACGCACGCTTGGCGCAATTTTGGCATTCGCTTCGGCGTGTTTCATGGCTTTGGCGCAGGTTTATGTTCGGCAATTGATCAAAACCGAGACGACAACCGCGGTGGTGTTTTATTTCTCCGCCCTTACCGCTGTGTTCGCGGCGTTTACTTGGCCTTTCGGCTGGGTGATGCCCGATGCCTGGACGCTTTTTCTGCTTGTATCATGTGGGCTGCTGGGCGGCGCAGGGCAGATTGCGATCACGCATTCCCACCGTCTAGCTCCCGCATCTGTGCTGGCCCCATTTGATTATGTTGCCATGGTTTTTGCGGTCATCATCGGATTTTGGGTATTCGATGAGGTTCCAACCGTTTGGGTGCTTGCAGGCTCGGTATTGGTTGTCGGCGCCGGGCTTTTCGTGATTTACCGCGAACACAGGATCGGGATTTCGCGGGATGCCGCGCGAAGTGCCCGCACGCCAAGCTAG
- a CDS encoding XRE family transcriptional regulator: MPDKTPRSAASEAEAQAFSGQLGQTIQRLRKAYNLSLSELSEQSGVAKSIISQIERNETNPTLATIWRLSQALDVSIDRVLSAAHDRDFVEEIPPADMPLLRSEDGKMQLAIIGWSKTVEWLQWYDVTALPAAELASEGHQRGSIECLSVLSGRFEVTAGNETRTVEAGGTVRYRCDRPHTVRCLDGDPEGRATMVCILKAAVME; this comes from the coding sequence ATGCCAGACAAGACACCCCGCAGCGCTGCTTCGGAGGCAGAGGCCCAAGCCTTTTCGGGACAGTTGGGGCAGACCATTCAGCGGTTGCGTAAGGCCTACAATTTGTCTTTGTCAGAGCTGTCGGAGCAGTCTGGCGTTGCGAAATCGATCATCTCTCAGATCGAGCGCAACGAGACCAATCCTACCCTCGCAACGATATGGCGTTTGTCGCAGGCCTTGGACGTCTCGATTGATCGGGTCCTTTCCGCCGCTCACGACCGGGACTTCGTCGAGGAGATACCCCCTGCAGACATGCCGCTTCTCCGATCCGAAGACGGCAAGATGCAGTTGGCCATCATCGGTTGGTCAAAGACGGTCGAATGGTTGCAATGGTATGATGTCACTGCTCTTCCCGCCGCGGAACTGGCTTCGGAAGGACATCAGCGGGGCTCGATTGAGTGCTTGTCCGTCCTCAGCGGACGCTTCGAGGTGACTGCAGGAAATGAGACCCGAACGGTCGAAGCGGGCGGTACTGTGCGCTACCGCTGTGACAGGCCCCACACGGTGCGATGCCTTGATGGTGATCCCGAGGGGCGGGCGACGATGGTGTGCATCCTGAAAGCTGCGGTGATGGAGTGA
- a CDS encoding UDP-2,3-diacylglucosamine diphosphatase — protein MTRPPFSDLPSSPSTQPDELSSQSLERRKRGGDGRSRREGDGPGNQALPDDSVTAPVARHFRTLFISDVHLGSRGCQAQLLLDFMRYNDADTIYLVGDIVDGWRLRKRWHWPQAHNDVVQKLLRKGRKGARIFYLPGNHDEFLRDYLGLRMGGVEIIDSVVHEAADGRRFLVVHGDQYDVVVRHAKWLAFLGDWAYNFALWANIYVNLVRRRLGFDYWSLSAWAKNKVKNAVSFIGRYEETLSHEAGKANVDGVICGHIHHATMRQVGDVEYVNTGDWVESCTAVAEREDGTFELIKWTRLSAEGVAEAEAQKAMVGNAAADAAEILAFDPRRLPKTSRRSGSKAA, from the coding sequence ATGACACGTCCCCCCTTTTCTGACCTTCCGAGCTCGCCATCCACGCAACCCGATGAGCTGAGTTCACAATCCCTTGAACGCCGGAAGCGAGGTGGCGATGGGCGATCCAGGCGCGAAGGCGATGGTCCGGGAAACCAAGCGTTGCCGGATGATTCTGTCACGGCACCGGTGGCGCGCCATTTTCGGACGTTGTTTATTTCCGACGTGCACTTGGGTTCCCGCGGCTGCCAGGCGCAACTTCTACTGGATTTCATGCGCTACAACGATGCCGACACGATATACCTTGTCGGAGACATTGTTGATGGCTGGCGTCTGAGGAAGCGCTGGCACTGGCCGCAGGCGCACAATGATGTTGTTCAGAAGCTTTTGCGCAAAGGCCGGAAAGGCGCGCGCATATTTTACCTACCTGGCAATCACGACGAATTCCTTCGAGACTACCTTGGCCTCCGTATGGGCGGTGTTGAAATCATCGATAGCGTTGTGCACGAAGCCGCTGATGGACGGCGGTTCCTTGTGGTTCATGGGGATCAGTATGACGTGGTTGTTCGTCATGCCAAATGGCTCGCTTTCCTCGGGGACTGGGCCTACAATTTCGCGCTCTGGGCCAACATTTACGTCAATCTTGTGCGGCGTCGGCTTGGCTTCGATTACTGGTCGCTATCGGCGTGGGCCAAGAACAAAGTCAAGAACGCTGTGAGCTTTATCGGGCGTTATGAGGAGACCCTCAGCCATGAAGCGGGCAAGGCGAACGTTGATGGCGTTATCTGTGGGCACATTCATCATGCCACGATGCGGCAAGTGGGCGATGTCGAGTATGTGAATACCGGCGATTGGGTCGAAAGCTGTACGGCAGTTGCTGAGCGCGAAGATGGCACGTTTGAGCTGATCAAGTGGACCCGATTGAGCGCAGAGGGCGTTGCGGAAGCGGAAGCTCAGAAGGCCATGGTCGGGAATGCTGCGGCGGACGCCGCAGAGATTTTGGCGTTCGATCCACGTCGGCTGCCGAAGACCTCCCGGCGCTCGGGTTCAAAAGCTGCGTAG
- a CDS encoding threonine/serine dehydratase, whose translation MTIDVAHTQALACTLDHIEQAAERIAGVAVRTPLLRNDWLDKLTGGRVFIKCENLQRTGSFKFRGAYNAMSVLEPDVRQKGVVAVSSGNHAQGVAEAARLFNVPATIVMPSDAPAIKTRRVRRSGADVVPYDRQHDDRNAVARKLAEDLGRALILPFDDPDVIAGQGTAGLECVSQLGAFGLVPELGLVCCGGGGLCSGISTSWRAAFPKMDILAVEPADFDDTTRSLQSGQRERIRPGGKSICDAILTEMPGVLTFPLLMENGVRGLTVSDKDVLTAMAFAYEELKLVVEPGGAVCLAALLSGQLDVADKVVVAIISGGNVDPAMFDRALNS comes from the coding sequence ATGACCATTGACGTGGCGCACACGCAGGCTTTGGCGTGCACCTTGGACCATATTGAGCAGGCCGCGGAGCGCATCGCTGGCGTTGCAGTTCGGACGCCTCTTCTGCGCAACGATTGGTTGGACAAGCTGACCGGAGGTCGCGTCTTCATCAAGTGTGAGAATTTGCAGCGTACCGGCTCGTTCAAGTTTCGCGGTGCCTACAACGCCATGAGTGTTCTTGAACCGGACGTCCGACAAAAGGGTGTTGTGGCTGTCTCATCAGGGAACCATGCGCAAGGCGTGGCGGAGGCGGCACGCCTGTTCAACGTGCCTGCTACGATCGTGATGCCAAGCGACGCGCCTGCGATTAAGACCCGGCGCGTGCGCCGGTCTGGAGCTGACGTTGTTCCTTATGATCGCCAACATGACGATCGAAATGCTGTTGCGCGGAAGCTCGCCGAAGACCTGGGGCGTGCGCTTATTCTCCCCTTTGATGATCCGGACGTTATTGCGGGCCAAGGAACCGCAGGGCTGGAGTGCGTTTCCCAGCTTGGCGCGTTTGGCCTCGTTCCGGAACTTGGGCTTGTGTGCTGCGGTGGTGGCGGGTTGTGCAGCGGCATTTCGACGTCTTGGCGCGCCGCCTTCCCAAAGATGGATATACTTGCGGTTGAGCCGGCCGATTTTGACGATACCACGCGCTCATTACAGAGTGGACAGCGGGAGCGGATCCGTCCGGGGGGCAAGTCGATATGCGACGCTATTTTGACGGAAATGCCTGGCGTCTTGACGTTTCCGCTGCTTATGGAGAATGGCGTGCGTGGGCTCACCGTAAGTGACAAAGATGTCCTGACGGCTATGGCATTTGCTTATGAGGAGCTGAAACTGGTTGTCGAACCTGGCGGGGCGGTTTGTTTGGCAGCTTTGCTAAGCGGCCAGCTCGACGTCGCCGACAAAGTGGTCGTCGCCATTATTTCGGGTGGAAACGTCGATCCGGCAATGTTCGACCGGGCACTGAACAGTTGA
- a CDS encoding SDR family oxidoreductase produces the protein MHLGLTGRWAIIGASNRGLGRGCAEALAQAGCNVVINGLDAERLSQTAAAIDALGDGIVIPVAGDVADHAVQEDLFKACPHPDIVVTNNGGPPVASFEDLTADAILAGVRKNMITPIELIQRSLPGMQERRFGRIVNITSSSVLAPIPGLDVSSGARAGLTAFVAGVAKNAAAHGVTINNLLPGKMDTDRLRGNLDAQAQRTGRTVDDVVKSSIAAIPAKRFGTADEFGATCAFLCSVHAGYMTGQNVLLDGGLLGRAF, from the coding sequence ATGCATTTGGGTCTTACGGGCCGTTGGGCGATCATCGGCGCATCCAATCGCGGGCTCGGCCGCGGCTGCGCGGAGGCACTTGCTCAGGCGGGCTGTAACGTCGTCATCAACGGTCTTGACGCGGAGCGCCTTTCGCAGACCGCAGCTGCAATCGATGCGCTGGGTGATGGCATCGTCATTCCTGTCGCTGGCGATGTGGCTGATCACGCGGTTCAGGAAGACCTGTTCAAAGCGTGCCCTCACCCAGACATCGTTGTCACAAACAATGGTGGCCCCCCGGTGGCATCGTTCGAAGACCTCACCGCCGATGCCATTCTCGCTGGTGTCCGGAAGAACATGATTACGCCAATCGAGCTGATCCAACGGTCCTTGCCTGGCATGCAGGAACGTCGATTTGGGCGCATCGTCAACATCACCTCATCTTCCGTTCTTGCACCGATTCCAGGGCTTGATGTTTCATCCGGCGCGCGTGCTGGCCTCACGGCGTTTGTTGCAGGTGTTGCAAAAAACGCTGCGGCGCACGGGGTGACCATCAATAACTTGCTCCCCGGCAAGATGGACACTGATCGACTACGCGGCAATCTTGATGCCCAAGCTCAAAGAACGGGTCGCACTGTTGACGACGTCGTGAAGAGCTCGATCGCCGCCATTCCGGCCAAGCGTTTCGGAACGGCCGATGAGTTTGGGGCAACCTGTGCGTTCCTGTGCTCGGTGCATGCTGGCTACATGACCGGGCAGAACGTCCTGCTCGATGGCGGCCTACTGGGCCGCGCGTTCTGA
- a CDS encoding outer membrane protein transport protein, whose product MHRTLKTLVGGTALAALALTANAALAGGFALREQSSYYQGTSFAGAASGGTLSSMFWNPAALGEVGPGMTNEAIFNFIIPTSEVTLTQDLAPLGIPLGPQGDIGLDAFVPGSYGAYRLNERIALGFSVNGPFGLATKYPGGAPVRAVAGTSEVFSLNVSPTVAYSVTDSLSVAVGAQVQYMEVRYTNAALDLAGDDIGFGFTAGVLWEPVEGTKIGLGFRSSIEHTLEGQALAPAPIIATGGLPVARTPITINEFKTPELVTLSVEQRITDAFRVSATAEWANWSRVGTFPVQDDGTGGQLNLLLGGGTLVSVPLEYSDGWYFAIGGEYDINEDLTVRAGVGYELSPVEDNVRSLRLPDNDRLWLSAGASYDLTDHMRVDAGYTYISVGDTNIPGTFVGNSGVGGTADADVHIFTVGVNVALEDGLHGLFGGH is encoded by the coding sequence ATGCATCGAACACTGAAGACACTCGTCGGCGGAACCGCGCTTGCGGCGCTCGCCTTGACGGCCAACGCCGCGCTGGCGGGCGGCTTCGCGCTGCGTGAACAGTCGAGCTACTACCAAGGCACCTCGTTTGCCGGAGCCGCTTCGGGTGGAACGCTGTCCTCGATGTTCTGGAACCCCGCCGCGCTCGGCGAAGTCGGGCCGGGCATGACCAATGAGGCGATCTTCAACTTCATTATTCCCACAAGCGAGGTGACCCTTACCCAAGACCTGGCGCCTTTGGGTATCCCGCTTGGCCCTCAAGGCGATATCGGCCTTGATGCGTTTGTTCCCGGCTCCTATGGCGCCTACCGGCTGAACGAGCGCATCGCGCTCGGCTTCTCGGTCAACGGTCCTTTTGGGCTCGCCACCAAGTATCCTGGCGGCGCACCGGTTCGCGCTGTTGCGGGGACGTCTGAAGTGTTCTCGCTAAACGTTAGCCCGACCGTCGCCTATTCGGTGACGGATAGTCTCAGCGTCGCGGTGGGCGCGCAGGTGCAGTACATGGAAGTGCGCTACACTAACGCGGCCCTTGATCTCGCGGGAGACGATATCGGGTTTGGTTTCACTGCCGGTGTGTTGTGGGAACCGGTGGAGGGGACGAAGATTGGCCTGGGATTCCGGTCGTCAATTGAGCACACGCTCGAGGGTCAGGCACTTGCTCCCGCGCCGATCATCGCGACCGGTGGTCTCCCGGTTGCACGCACACCGATCACCATAAATGAGTTCAAGACCCCGGAGCTTGTGACGCTTTCCGTAGAGCAGCGCATCACCGATGCCTTCCGGGTCTCGGCCACCGCCGAATGGGCCAACTGGAGCCGCGTGGGGACCTTCCCCGTTCAGGACGATGGAACCGGCGGCCAGCTGAACCTTCTTCTGGGTGGCGGCACGCTGGTGAGCGTCCCGCTCGAATACAGCGATGGCTGGTATTTCGCCATCGGCGGTGAATACGATATCAACGAAGACCTGACCGTGCGGGCGGGCGTTGGCTATGAGCTTTCACCGGTCGAGGACAATGTGCGCAGCCTTCGCTTGCCGGACAATGACCGGCTGTGGCTGTCCGCTGGCGCGTCGTATGACCTGACCGATCATATGCGGGTCGACGCGGGCTACACCTATATCAGCGTGGGCGACACGAACATTCCCGGCACTTTTGTCGGCAACAGCGGGGTTGGCGGCACGGCCGATGCGGACGTCCACATCTTCACAGTTGGCGTCAACGTGGCGCTGGAAGATGGGCTGCACGGCCTGTTTGGCGGCCACTAG
- a CDS encoding glycosyltransferase family 1 protein, which produces MSSGFDASEPARALVVSDAWHPQINGVVRTLEWMVREAPKFGVDLRVLGSSSFRTVPMPSYPEIRLAVAAPRAIRRAIRAEAPRAIHIATEGPLGSVARRFCLKHGLGFTTSYHTRFPEYVAARWPIPLSWSYGYMRRFHSAATACMVATQTLEDNLRQRGFTNLVRWSRGVDLDVYYPRPRIALPYPKPVFIYVGRVAVEKNLEAFLDLDLPGTKLIVGGGPALGSLRSRYPDAEFVGPKTGEELAEYYAGSDVFVFPSRTDTFGIVLLEAAASGLPVAAYPVMGPRDVITDPKVGVLSDDLQAACLAALELNSEDCVAFAQRHGWQNSAKAFFDHLYPLKADWSVPSYDH; this is translated from the coding sequence ATGTCGAGCGGCTTCGATGCCTCCGAACCGGCGCGGGCGTTGGTTGTCTCCGATGCTTGGCACCCGCAAATTAACGGCGTGGTTCGCACCTTGGAGTGGATGGTGCGCGAAGCGCCAAAGTTTGGAGTCGACCTAAGAGTCCTAGGCTCGTCAAGCTTTCGCACCGTTCCAATGCCCAGCTACCCCGAAATTCGTCTTGCGGTAGCTGCGCCGCGTGCAATTCGACGTGCGATCCGTGCTGAGGCGCCGCGTGCCATCCACATCGCAACCGAGGGTCCATTGGGCAGTGTCGCGCGGCGTTTTTGCCTCAAGCACGGCCTTGGTTTTACCACCAGCTACCACACCCGTTTTCCAGAATATGTCGCCGCACGTTGGCCGATCCCGCTAAGCTGGAGTTATGGCTATATGCGCCGTTTCCACAGCGCCGCTACCGCATGCATGGTCGCCACGCAGACACTTGAGGATAACCTGCGGCAAAGGGGCTTCACCAACCTTGTGCGATGGTCCCGCGGCGTCGATTTAGATGTCTACTACCCGCGCCCGCGTATTGCCTTGCCCTATCCCAAACCGGTGTTCATTTACGTTGGCCGTGTTGCGGTCGAGAAGAACCTGGAAGCCTTCCTCGACCTTGATCTGCCCGGCACCAAACTGATTGTGGGAGGCGGTCCTGCGCTCGGCAGCCTCAGGTCCCGTTATCCTGATGCTGAATTTGTCGGGCCCAAGACCGGTGAGGAGCTTGCGGAATATTACGCCGGAAGCGATGTCTTTGTTTTCCCCAGTCGGACCGATACGTTTGGTATCGTTTTGCTGGAGGCTGCGGCGTCCGGCTTACCAGTTGCTGCCTATCCTGTGATGGGGCCGCGCGATGTTATTACCGATCCCAAGGTGGGCGTGCTATCTGACGACCTTCAAGCTGCTTGTCTCGCGGCGCTCGAACTGAATTCAGAGGACTGTGTTGCTTTTGCTCAGCGGCATGGCTGGCAAAACAGCGCCAAGGCTTTCTTTGATCATCTATACCCCCTGAAGGCGGACTGGAGCGTGCCAAGTTATGACCATTGA
- a CDS encoding transglutaminase family protein: MSLLASLTHKTRYTYDRPVTLGPQLIRLRPAPHARSRIASYALTVGPDNHFINWQQDPHGNWAARIVFPEPVTEFSIEVDLLADMAIINPFDFFIDPDSEELPISYTEQQRIDLDAFMHTEPQGELFEALLKEIDISTQNTTDFLVGLNQKIAQRVAYIIRMEPGVQTPEQTLKTGQGSCRDSSWLLVHILRRLGFAARFTSGYLIQLKPDEKALEGPSGTDHDFTDLHAWTEVYIPGAGWIGLDPTSGLLCGESHIPLAGTPHYQSAAPIEGKASSANVDFHFDMRVARVDERPRVTAPIADDAWDELIKVGDAVDDVLSEQDVRLTMGGEPTFISIDDLEGEEWNTSAVGPTKRSFADKLTHRLAERFAPGGFLHYGQGKWYPGESLPRWTFAIYWRKDGEPIWQDRSLFAREDHDQVLSDEDAPQAAEKVLRAVAQGLDVDPDHVNAAYEDPATWLIKEANLPTNVSPSDSKLTNPEDRARIARVFDRGLDKPTGYVLPIQRWQTRADPPRWMSERWETRREKLFLIPGDSPVGYRLPLESLPFVPASQYPFIEPDDTLAERPDLPSPADLQHRVTAPAGQDGSPTQAIHEQSLDGEGRYKVRTALTIEVRDGKLCAFMPPTKNAEDYLELLTAVETAAADTGYKVQIEGYHPPADPRLNVIKVAPDPGVIEVNIHPASGWRDAVEITEAVYEEARLTRLGTNKYMVDGRHTGSGGGNHVVVGASKPADSPFLRRPDLLKSLITYWQRHPSLSYLFAGLFIGPTSQAPRVDEARHDTLYELEIAMAQVPPPDDNGAPPPWLVDRLFRDLLTDVTGNTHRAEICIDKLYSPDGPTGRLGLVEFRSFEMPPTARMSLAQQLLIRAIIAMLWREPVGPPLARWGTALHDRFMLGSFLWEDFLDVIRDLNGAGFAINPSWYLAQYEFRFPHFGAIHTQGLSLTVRGALEPWHVLGEEGAVGGTARYVDSSVERLEVAVTGLNPARHLITCNGRQVPMHATGSGGHAGGVRYKAWQPARGLHPTIKVHAPLTFDIVDSWNGRALAGCRYHVGHPGGRNYETPPVNAYEAQARRLSRFEDMGHTPGAIRVPRETPNPSFPYTLDLRTPAPNMSDTGH; the protein is encoded by the coding sequence ATGTCTTTGCTTGCATCGCTCACCCACAAGACCCGCTACACCTACGACCGGCCGGTGACGCTGGGTCCCCAACTCATCCGTCTCCGTCCAGCGCCACACGCTCGCTCGCGCATTGCATCCTACGCTCTTACGGTTGGGCCAGATAACCACTTCATAAACTGGCAGCAGGACCCCCATGGAAACTGGGCAGCCCGCATCGTCTTCCCGGAGCCGGTCACCGAGTTTTCAATCGAGGTCGACTTGCTGGCGGATATGGCCATCATCAATCCGTTCGATTTCTTCATCGATCCCGACAGCGAAGAACTGCCGATAAGCTACACCGAGCAGCAACGGATTGACCTTGATGCCTTTATGCACACCGAGCCGCAAGGCGAATTATTTGAAGCGCTGTTAAAGGAAATCGATATAAGTACCCAAAATACAACGGATTTTCTTGTTGGACTGAATCAGAAAATTGCGCAACGCGTCGCTTATATCATCCGAATGGAGCCAGGCGTGCAGACCCCTGAGCAGACCCTGAAAACCGGTCAGGGGTCTTGCCGCGACTCATCTTGGTTGCTCGTCCACATCCTCCGCAGGCTCGGCTTTGCTGCGCGTTTCACCTCAGGCTACCTTATTCAGCTCAAGCCGGACGAAAAAGCGCTCGAAGGACCGTCAGGTACCGATCACGACTTTACCGATCTGCACGCATGGACCGAGGTTTACATACCCGGTGCGGGTTGGATCGGCCTTGACCCTACGTCAGGGCTCTTGTGCGGTGAGAGCCATATCCCTCTTGCCGGCACGCCGCATTATCAAAGCGCAGCGCCCATCGAAGGCAAGGCAAGCTCCGCGAATGTGGATTTCCACTTCGATATGCGCGTCGCGCGTGTCGATGAGCGGCCTCGCGTCACGGCACCGATTGCCGATGATGCCTGGGACGAACTGATCAAGGTTGGCGATGCGGTCGACGATGTCCTGAGCGAGCAGGATGTTCGTCTCACCATGGGTGGCGAGCCCACCTTCATTTCGATTGACGATCTCGAAGGCGAAGAGTGGAACACCTCGGCCGTTGGCCCAACAAAGCGCAGTTTTGCCGATAAGTTGACGCACCGCCTTGCTGAACGTTTCGCCCCAGGTGGCTTCCTCCACTATGGGCAGGGAAAATGGTATCCCGGCGAGAGCCTGCCACGATGGACGTTTGCGATTTACTGGCGCAAGGACGGCGAGCCGATCTGGCAAGACCGCAGTCTGTTTGCCCGCGAAGACCATGACCAGGTTCTTTCGGACGAGGACGCTCCACAGGCCGCAGAAAAGGTCCTCAGGGCGGTTGCCCAGGGGCTGGATGTGGACCCGGACCATGTCAACGCAGCCTATGAAGACCCCGCAACCTGGCTCATCAAGGAAGCCAACCTGCCGACCAATGTCTCGCCCAGTGATAGCAAACTGACCAACCCTGAAGACCGCGCGCGCATCGCCCGCGTTTTCGACCGCGGCCTCGACAAACCCACCGGTTACGTCCTGCCCATTCAGCGATGGCAGACCCGCGCAGACCCACCGCGTTGGATGTCCGAGCGATGGGAAACCCGTCGTGAGAAGCTGTTCCTCATTCCCGGCGATAGTCCGGTCGGCTACCGTTTGCCGCTTGAATCGCTTCCGTTCGTTCCCGCGTCTCAATACCCGTTCATCGAGCCAGATGACACCTTGGCCGAACGCCCTGATCTTCCCTCACCCGCAGACCTGCAGCACAGGGTGACCGCGCCAGCAGGGCAAGACGGCTCGCCGACGCAAGCGATCCACGAGCAGTCGCTGGACGGCGAAGGGCGATACAAGGTGCGTACGGCTCTCACGATTGAGGTGCGAGATGGCAAGCTCTGCGCCTTCATGCCCCCAACCAAAAATGCCGAAGACTATCTGGAACTCCTCACAGCCGTGGAAACGGCAGCTGCCGATACCGGCTACAAGGTGCAAATCGAAGGCTATCATCCACCCGCAGATCCTCGGCTCAACGTGATAAAGGTTGCGCCTGATCCAGGTGTGATTGAAGTCAATATTCATCCCGCCTCAGGATGGCGTGATGCCGTTGAAATCACTGAGGCCGTCTATGAGGAGGCCCGCCTCACCCGTCTTGGGACCAACAAGTATATGGTCGATGGACGCCACACCGGTTCAGGCGGAGGCAACCACGTCGTGGTTGGCGCCTCGAAACCGGCCGACAGTCCATTTCTGCGCCGCCCAGACCTTCTCAAGAGCCTGATCACCTACTGGCAGAGACACCCATCGCTTTCCTACCTGTTCGCGGGCCTGTTCATTGGGCCGACGAGCCAAGCGCCGAGGGTCGATGAGGCACGCCACGACACGCTCTACGAGCTCGAAATCGCCATGGCCCAAGTGCCGCCGCCAGATGACAATGGCGCGCCGCCGCCATGGTTGGTCGACCGCTTGTTTCGCGACCTTCTGACAGATGTGACCGGCAATACGCATCGCGCGGAAATTTGCATCGATAAACTGTACTCACCCGATGGGCCGACAGGCCGGTTAGGTTTGGTGGAGTTTCGTTCTTTCGAGATGCCACCAACAGCACGTATGAGCCTTGCACAACAGCTCCTTATCCGTGCGATTATCGCCATGCTGTGGCGCGAGCCGGTCGGCCCTCCTTTGGCAAGATGGGGCACGGCACTTCATGACCGGTTTATGCTGGGATCGTTTCTCTGGGAGGATTTCCTTGATGTCATCCGCGATCTGAACGGCGCAGGCTTTGCGATCAATCCAAGCTGGTACCTTGCCCAGTACGAATTCCGCTTCCCGCACTTCGGCGCGATCCACACGCAAGGTTTGAGCCTGACGGTGCGCGGAGCGCTTGAGCCTTGGCACGTGCTGGGCGAAGAGGGAGCTGTTGGTGGGACCGCGCGCTATGTGGATAGCTCAGTGGAACGCCTGGAAGTTGCTGTAACCGGGCTCAACCCAGCTCGTCACCTGATCACGTGCAACGGCCGTCAGGTCCCCATGCACGCAACAGGCTCGGGGGGCCATGCCGGTGGGGTCCGCTACAAAGCATGGCAACCGGCGCGTGGTCTGCACCCCACAATCAAGGTCCATGCACCCCTCACCTTTGACATCGTCGACAGCTGGAACGGGCGTGCATTGGCGGGCTGTCGTTATCATGTCGGCCATCCCGGTGGTCGAAACTATGAGACCCCGCCCGTCAACGCCTATGAGGCGCAGGCTCGGCGGCTATCCCGCTTCGAGGATATGGGCCACACGCCCGGTGCGATTCGCGTTCCTCGCGAAACCCCAAACCCAAGCTTTCCGTACACGCTCGACCTTCGCACACCCGCACCAAACATGTCGGACACCGGACATTGA